A stretch of Miscanthus floridulus cultivar M001 chromosome 13, ASM1932011v1, whole genome shotgun sequence DNA encodes these proteins:
- the LOC136500499 gene encoding uncharacterized protein: protein MEPTPAAPRVHLQSPQTAVPTRAVEPGRTRRIAVAAPPLPAAALQRRTRVVLYYRADAGEKGASRLWEEAMWAKESLGEAVADHPEMAGRLRRHADGAWEVKLNDAGVRLVEATAEVTLDEFLEAVQDKDRACSWEAALAPWVDVNAEDPDVSALVYVQLTRFQGDGGFAVGVSCSLMLSDPLSLARFLASWARTHARMKAQNDVAAHPLMQYASYFQRPGARGVSVLTKSIPLDTFASGDAGETVLFRARPTTAGAGAPADHHALAVACVAQAKERLGAAGKVPLQFPIVVFNDIDSKGGVSVETCAAAYGQPRGGGRAGYKVEVAQWLELGLEELVLRDSKPLHVSYSILNGGSDGLAVVMPDGGAAGEFLVAATVPK, encoded by the exons ATGGAACCCACGCCGGCGGCGCCGCGCGTCCACCTCCAGTCCCCGCAGACTGCCGTGCCGACGCGGGCGGTCGAGCCTGGGCGGACGCGCCGCATCGCCGTGGCCGCGCCCCCGCTCCCGGCGGCCGCGCTGCAGCGGCGCACACGCGTGGTGCTCTACTACCGCGCGGACGCTGGAGAGAAGGGGGCCTCACGGCTGTGGGAGGAGGCGATGTGGGCGAAGGAGTCGCTGGGCGAGGCCGTGGCCGACCACCCGGAGATGGCCGGTCGGCTCCGGCGCCACGCGGACGGGGCATGGGAGGTGAAGCTGAACGACGCCGGCGTGAGGCTCGTAGAGGCCACGGCGGAGGTCACCCTCGACGAGTTCCTGGAGGCCGTCCAGGACAAGGACCGGGCGTGCAGCTGGGAGGCCGCGCTGGCTCCGTGGGTCGACGTGAACGCGGAGGACCCCGACGTGAGCGCGCTCGTCTACGTGCAG CTGACACGGTTCCAGGGTGACGGAGGCTTCGCCGTGGGCGTGAGCTGCAGCCTGATGCTGTCCGATCCCTTGTCACTGGCGAGGTTCCTCGCGTCGTGGGCGCGCACGCACGCCCGGATGAAGGCTCAGAACGACGTCGCCGCCCACCCACTCATGCAGTACGCGAGCTACTTCCAGCGCCCGGGCGCCAGGGGCGTGAGCGTGCTCACCAAGTCCATCCCCCTCGACACTTTCGCCTCCGGCGACGCCGGCGAGACCGTCCTCTTCCGAGCCAGACCCACCACCGCCGGCGCGGGCGCACCAGCCGACCACCACGCGCTCGCCGTCGCCTGTGTCGCCCAGGCGAAGGAACGGCTCGGCGCGGCGGGCAAGGTGCCCCTGCAGTTCCCAATCGTCGTCTTCAACGACATCGACAGCAAGGGAGGGGTGAGCGTCGAGACGTGCGCAGCGGCGTACGGGCAGCCGCGGGGCGGCGGTCGCGCGGGATATAAGGTTGAGGTTGCCCAGTGGCTGGAGCTTGGTCTGGAGGAGCTGGTGCTCAGGGACAGCAAGCCCCTGCACGTGTCGTACAGCATCCTGAACGGTGGCAGCGATGGGCTTGCGGTCGTGATGCCTGACGGCGGCGCTGCCGGTGAGTTCCTGGTCGCCGCGACGGTTCCCAAGTGA